Proteins encoded within one genomic window of Burkholderiales bacterium:
- a CDS encoding DUF692 domain-containing protein — protein MRLKPAIKSSNSEAAPVEAILTSPEPVTLPGPPALSGIHGAGLGLRRELIPELKAHKPDVIDFFEVAPENWLEIGGASARDFRYFTERYPFTSHGLSLSLGGPEPLDEIFLTRVKKFLREHRIALYSEHLSYCSDDGHLYDLLPIPFTAEAVRYVAERIRRTQEILEQKIAIENASFYVAPAINELSELEFINAVVAEADCWLHLDVNNVYVNSVNHRYDAVEFLRGLPRERVAYLHIAGHYNEAEDLIVDTHAADVIERVWQLLEFTYRHFGVHPTLLERDFNIPPLADLTREVERIAGMQAQALASIVRNAQTA, from the coding sequence ATGCGGCTGAAGCCAGCAATAAAAAGCAGTAACAGCGAGGCAGCGCCGGTCGAGGCGATTCTCACGTCGCCCGAGCCGGTCACGTTGCCCGGCCCGCCAGCGCTGTCGGGTATTCACGGTGCGGGCCTCGGCCTGCGCCGTGAACTCATCCCCGAACTCAAGGCGCACAAGCCCGATGTCATCGATTTTTTTGAAGTCGCGCCGGAAAACTGGCTCGAAATCGGCGGCGCCAGCGCCAGGGATTTTCGCTACTTCACCGAGCGCTACCCGTTCACCAGCCATGGCTTGTCGTTATCGCTCGGCGGGCCCGAGCCGCTCGACGAAATATTTTTGACGCGCGTCAAGAAATTCCTGCGCGAACACAGGATTGCGCTGTACAGCGAACATCTAAGCTACTGCAGCGACGACGGCCACTTGTACGATCTGTTGCCGATTCCGTTTACGGCGGAGGCGGTCCGCTATGTCGCCGAGCGCATCCGCCGCACCCAGGAGATTCTCGAACAGAAGATTGCGATCGAGAACGCCTCGTTTTACGTCGCGCCTGCAATCAACGAATTGTCGGAGCTTGAATTCATCAACGCCGTGGTCGCGGAAGCCGATTGCTGGCTGCACCTTGACGTCAACAACGTCTACGTGAACAGCGTCAACCATCGCTACGATGCGGTCGAATTTTTGCGCGGATTGCCGCGCGAGCGCGTCGCCTATCTGCACATCGCCGGGCATTATAACGAGGCCGAAGATCTGATCGTCGATACCCACGCCGCCGACGTGATCGAGCGCGTCTGGCAACTGCTCGAGTTCACGTACCGGCACTTTGGCGTGCACCCGACTTTGCTCGAGCGCGACTTCAATATTCCGCCGCTTGCCGATTTGACGCGGGAAGTCGAACGCATCGCCGGAATGCAGGCGCAAGCCCTGGCAAGCATCGTCAGAAATGCGCAAACCGCCTGA